In one Arenibacter antarcticus genomic region, the following are encoded:
- a CDS encoding TonB-dependent receptor: protein MKIKNVLLLISFLLFQWFAFAQDNITVRGMVTDNSNQPLPGASVIVKGTTTGTQTDFDGNFVLDNVSANGTLVFSYLGFTSLEIPVNGQTLHNIQLQEDTQALDEVVVVGYGSQRKADLTGSITTIKSEDITRTPSGAAMQSLQGKVAGLQVISSGAPGTSPTIRVRGLGSYTGGGASNPLYVVDGTFYDDINFLNSEDIETISVLKDASASAIYGVRAANGVVLIQTKSGKANQKPQITYSGYQGVQVAQNIVKLSNSEQFSTLARESGSVAEASFIDNAMQRYGRSRINPNIPNVNTDWYDLILRHALIQNHSLGVTGGTESVTYSLGLSQFEQEGILKMKNDYERFNIRTKLNVDISDRLQVGVSALLSNATRYRPEDGAFSSAYFAVPIMPVLDPSKTDAFPKPYANASDLEYRRPQNPFPLMENTENRNKIRNTLINFDLQYQVIPDKLTFKTAYSHNFETLETRDVRLPFFYGIDDAFRENAELIKRNETFSEQTWDNTLTYNDDFGKHNLTVLAGTSFRDRSFEQLEVKGLNFPNGPGIGDESYFLDLAKSIDLDGVGDHGVRQYFFSYFGRVAYNYDNKYLLYGTFRADGTSKYQEKWGYFPTVGAGWVISEETFMENQGVFDFLKIRASWGELGNANVNASTGGITSTEVTSAFGDIRYSGLVTSSDFEALKWEVTAETNVGITARLFNNQLSIESDYFTRETRDAIIPVSRLLVPGETRQNLGIIKNSGFEIALDWKKQVSDKFSYSIGANFSTLENEILDLAGQPNLTTGGDVAQRSVVGGAINSFYGLEVAGVYQTLEEIQADPAAQKAIADGNPNVPAVQPGDFRFVDHNGDTFIDAQDRVDLGSYLPTYNFGFNLGLNYKAWDFSLNVIGQGGNVIANIKRFAIRQTPDPNIDRDFAVNRWHGPGTSDTYPSARGIRNPWSNQFLNSFFVEKGDFVRLQNVTVGYTLPQLKGKFNPNIRFYLTAERPLTLFDYNGFTPEVSDGRDNQTYPIPGVYTMGVNIKI from the coding sequence ATGAAAATTAAAAACGTTTTATTGTTAATTTCGTTCTTGTTGTTCCAGTGGTTTGCTTTTGCCCAGGATAATATTACTGTCCGCGGTATGGTAACGGATAACAGTAATCAGCCCTTACCAGGGGCGTCTGTTATTGTTAAGGGAACAACCACAGGAACACAGACCGATTTTGATGGAAATTTTGTGCTGGACAATGTTTCGGCAAATGGAACCTTGGTTTTTAGTTATTTGGGATTTACCTCTTTGGAAATCCCCGTTAACGGTCAAACCCTTCACAACATCCAACTTCAGGAAGACACCCAGGCGCTGGATGAGGTGGTAGTTGTGGGTTATGGTTCGCAAAGGAAAGCAGATCTTACAGGATCTATTACTACTATTAAATCTGAAGATATTACCAGAACGCCTTCGGGTGCTGCAATGCAGTCATTACAAGGTAAGGTGGCAGGTTTGCAAGTGATAAGTAGTGGTGCCCCGGGTACCTCGCCTACTATTAGGGTACGTGGTCTTGGGTCTTATACAGGTGGAGGGGCATCTAACCCACTCTATGTTGTAGATGGCACTTTTTACGATGATATTAACTTTTTGAACAGCGAAGATATTGAAACTATTTCGGTGCTTAAAGATGCTTCGGCATCTGCTATTTATGGCGTAAGAGCTGCTAACGGTGTGGTGCTCATTCAAACTAAATCTGGAAAAGCAAATCAAAAACCTCAAATAACTTATAGTGGTTATCAAGGTGTACAGGTTGCTCAAAACATAGTAAAACTATCCAATTCAGAACAATTTTCCACATTGGCCAGAGAATCTGGATCTGTAGCAGAAGCGAGTTTTATAGACAATGCGATGCAACGCTATGGCCGTAGTAGGATTAACCCTAACATACCCAATGTAAATACTGATTGGTATGATTTGATCTTGCGCCATGCCCTAATACAAAATCACAGTTTGGGGGTTACAGGCGGAACAGAAAGTGTTACCTATTCATTAGGATTAAGTCAATTTGAACAAGAAGGTATTCTTAAGATGAAAAATGACTATGAACGTTTTAATATTAGAACGAAATTAAATGTGGACATAAGCGACCGCTTACAAGTAGGGGTTTCTGCTCTATTAAGTAATGCAACCAGATACCGTCCTGAAGACGGAGCGTTTAGTTCGGCCTATTTTGCGGTGCCCATAATGCCCGTTCTTGATCCCTCTAAAACCGATGCCTTTCCTAAGCCTTATGCAAATGCGTCTGATTTAGAATATAGAAGGCCTCAAAACCCGTTTCCTTTAATGGAAAACACCGAAAACAGGAATAAAATTCGAAATACCTTAATCAATTTTGATTTACAGTATCAGGTCATTCCAGATAAATTGACTTTTAAAACGGCATATTCCCATAATTTTGAAACCCTAGAAACTAGAGACGTGAGGCTTCCATTTTTTTATGGAATTGATGATGCATTTAGGGAAAATGCAGAGCTGATTAAAAGAAACGAAACGTTTTCTGAGCAAACTTGGGATAACACATTAACCTACAACGATGATTTTGGAAAGCACAATTTAACTGTATTGGCAGGTACATCTTTTAGGGATAGATCTTTTGAGCAGCTAGAAGTGAAAGGGTTAAACTTCCCGAACGGTCCTGGAATTGGTGATGAATCTTATTTTTTAGATTTAGCGAAGAGCATTGACCTGGATGGGGTTGGTGATCATGGGGTGAGACAATATTTCTTCTCTTACTTTGGACGTGTCGCTTATAATTATGACAATAAGTATTTATTATATGGGACGTTTCGTGCAGATGGGACCAGTAAGTACCAAGAAAAATGGGGCTATTTCCCTACCGTGGGTGCTGGTTGGGTAATTTCTGAAGAAACCTTTATGGAAAACCAGGGTGTTTTCGATTTCCTGAAAATAAGGGCAAGCTGGGGTGAATTAGGGAATGCCAATGTAAATGCCAGTACCGGAGGTATAACTTCTACGGAGGTTACTTCTGCCTTTGGTGATATCCGATATTCAGGATTGGTTACAAGTAGTGATTTTGAAGCCTTAAAATGGGAGGTTACTGCGGAAACAAACGTAGGGATTACTGCAAGGCTATTCAATAATCAGTTATCTATTGAGTCCGACTACTTTACTAGGGAAACAAGAGATGCCATCATCCCCGTTTCAAGACTTCTAGTGCCAGGAGAAACCAGACAAAACCTAGGGATCATAAAGAACTCGGGATTTGAAATAGCTTTGGATTGGAAAAAACAAGTATCTGATAAATTCAGCTATAGTATTGGAGCAAATTTTTCAACCTTAGAAAATGAAATACTGGATTTAGCAGGACAACCCAATTTAACCACCGGTGGTGATGTGGCACAACGATCCGTTGTAGGAGGGGCTATAAATTCTTTTTACGGGCTTGAAGTAGCAGGGGTGTACCAAACCCTAGAGGAGATTCAAGCAGATCCTGCTGCGCAAAAGGCTATTGCAGATGGAAATCCCAATGTACCAGCTGTGCAACCTGGAGATTTTAGATTTGTGGATCATAACGGAGACACTTTTATTGATGCTCAGGATAGAGTAGATCTAGGTTCTTATTTACCCACATACAACTTTGGTTTTAATTTAGGGCTTAACTACAAGGCTTGGGATTTTTCATTAAACGTTATCGGTCAAGGAGGAAATGTGATAGCAAACATTAAACGTTTCGCCATCAGGCAAACACCCGACCCCAATATCGATAGGGATTTTGCCGTTAACCGTTGGCATGGTCCAGGTACATCAGATACTTATCCTTCTGCAAGGGGGATAAGAAACCCATGGAGCAATCAATTTCTCAATAGCTTTTTTGTAGAAAAGGGCGATTTTGTGAGGTTGCAAAATGTAACGGTAGGCTACACATTGCCGCAGTTAAAAGGAAAATTCAATCCTAATATCAGATTCTACCTGACCGCAGAGAGGCCATTGACCTTGTTCGACTACAATGGCTTTACTCCTGAAGTTTCAGACGGCAGGGACAATCAGACTTATCCTATTCCTGGAGTGTATACCATGGGTGTAAACATCAAAATATAA
- a CDS encoding LuxR C-terminal-related transcriptional regulator produces MGQVLLPPIQNYRIFEYQAASKNWDLSVDPEGELYVANNKGLLHYNGEQWTLNQLPNKTTIRSVAWIKERIYTGSYEEFGFWEKNVVGGLEYTSLTHLIQDHEFTSEEFWQILPFGDSIVFRSFSGIYVYKDNHISIVEPHFVVNHMVVWEGNIFVAGGQNGLSYIVDRDLVPVKDTTILNDKIVVDMEPVPNGLIIGTKLHGAFVLSEGRLQPLPDKINMELKKHQLNQILPLANGKLAFGTIKNGIYFYDWESNTYQCLNREVGLQNNTVLALEQYREQLWIGLDNGIDRLQLDNPLTYYTDYTGAVGTVYDVALHHGILYLGTNTGIHYFDGNILKFVEGSQGHIWDLEVVEGELFCGHNTGTFILENGRLNKISDISGGYQMVKVPREGSLYLQGTYTGIARYMKNSDEKWDVEAIQGITFPVKYLCFENPSTLWVAHPYKGLYRITLNEDYNKVVQKQEFGPEAIQNNYNIKLFNIKNQIVFYSEGIWYKYDPIVGKIIVFEEFQDYNNKDLVHFDNDYYWFINNEGTKELLVTNLKGDYFALEDEQLSRRLVPEAENIIKLNDSIYFFTLSDGFSKLNLTKLRRHLQKFELTTPKLVSFKDENKIYSLGDAPLVIPYKWSQRISLEMAAPDLVMPRYYYELSGPLEQSGHHEKGSFSFYNLPYGDYRLNVYTIGINNERSLPQQMEFQIKPPWYLSTVSFVVYALMGILVIFMVRGYNRRKLDRKHTLLREKLERQQEEKLAQLEKDKLAKEIRMKQKELASTTMSMARKNELILELKNLLLMNKSKFSNQQRYRSFMKKLNSAISDDEDWRHFEVNFKELHNDFFDTLLQRFPTLTPKDLKLCAYLKMNLASKEIAPLMGISTRGVEIHRYRLRKKLELDSEQNISNFLITLK; encoded by the coding sequence ATGGGACAGGTCTTACTTCCTCCCATTCAGAACTATCGCATTTTTGAATATCAGGCCGCAAGTAAAAACTGGGACCTTTCCGTGGACCCTGAAGGGGAACTTTATGTGGCTAATAATAAGGGATTGCTCCATTACAACGGGGAGCAATGGACCTTGAACCAACTTCCCAATAAAACCACCATACGTTCCGTGGCATGGATCAAGGAAAGGATTTATACAGGCTCCTATGAAGAGTTTGGCTTTTGGGAAAAGAACGTTGTTGGTGGGTTGGAATATACCTCTCTTACCCATTTAATTCAGGATCATGAATTTACGAGTGAGGAATTCTGGCAAATATTGCCTTTTGGGGACTCCATTGTATTCCGATCTTTTTCTGGAATATATGTTTATAAGGACAATCATATTTCTATTGTGGAACCCCATTTCGTGGTGAACCATATGGTAGTCTGGGAGGGTAATATTTTTGTTGCAGGAGGACAAAATGGTTTAAGCTATATAGTAGATAGGGACCTTGTTCCCGTTAAGGATACTACAATCCTAAATGATAAGATTGTCGTAGATATGGAGCCTGTCCCTAACGGACTAATTATTGGCACCAAGTTGCACGGGGCCTTTGTGCTTTCTGAAGGCAGATTACAGCCTTTACCAGATAAGATCAATATGGAGTTGAAAAAGCACCAATTAAACCAGATCTTGCCTTTGGCAAACGGTAAACTAGCTTTTGGTACTATTAAGAACGGTATTTATTTCTATGACTGGGAATCGAATACCTACCAATGCCTAAATAGGGAAGTTGGATTACAGAACAATACCGTATTGGCATTGGAACAGTACAGAGAGCAGCTTTGGATTGGATTGGACAATGGTATCGACAGGTTGCAATTAGATAATCCTCTTACCTATTATACGGATTATACTGGGGCTGTTGGTACGGTATATGACGTTGCCCTGCATCACGGAATTCTATATTTAGGAACCAATACGGGAATTCATTACTTTGATGGGAATATTCTAAAATTTGTAGAGGGCTCCCAAGGCCACATTTGGGATCTGGAGGTAGTGGAGGGAGAGTTATTCTGTGGCCATAATACGGGTACGTTTATCCTCGAAAATGGACGCCTAAATAAGATATCTGATATATCAGGAGGGTACCAAATGGTAAAAGTACCCAGAGAGGGTTCCCTTTATCTTCAAGGAACCTATACCGGAATCGCAAGGTATATGAAGAACAGTGATGAAAAATGGGACGTTGAGGCAATCCAAGGAATTACTTTTCCAGTTAAATATTTGTGTTTTGAAAACCCTTCAACGCTATGGGTAGCACATCCTTATAAGGGATTATATCGGATAACCCTGAATGAGGATTATAATAAGGTAGTTCAGAAACAGGAATTTGGACCGGAGGCCATTCAGAATAACTATAATATAAAACTCTTTAATATCAAAAATCAAATTGTTTTTTATAGTGAGGGCATTTGGTATAAATATGACCCGATTGTCGGAAAAATAATCGTCTTTGAGGAGTTTCAAGACTATAATAATAAGGATTTGGTGCATTTTGATAATGATTACTATTGGTTTATTAACAATGAAGGAACCAAGGAGTTGCTGGTAACCAATCTTAAGGGTGACTATTTTGCCTTGGAGGATGAGCAGTTAAGTAGGCGGTTAGTTCCGGAGGCCGAGAACATTATTAAGCTTAATGACAGTATTTACTTTTTTACCCTAAGTGATGGTTTTAGTAAATTGAACCTTACCAAACTTCGCCGCCACCTTCAAAAATTTGAGCTTACTACCCCCAAATTAGTCAGCTTTAAGGACGAGAATAAAATCTATTCCTTAGGTGATGCTCCCTTGGTCATCCCCTATAAATGGTCTCAACGAATTTCGCTGGAAATGGCGGCCCCTGATCTAGTGATGCCTAGATATTACTATGAGTTAAGCGGTCCCTTGGAACAATCTGGTCATCATGAAAAGGGGTCATTTTCCTTTTACAACCTGCCTTATGGGGATTACAGACTGAACGTCTATACCATAGGGATAAATAACGAACGTTCCCTTCCCCAGCAAATGGAGTTTCAGATTAAGCCGCCCTGGTATTTATCTACGGTGAGTTTTGTGGTCTACGCATTGATGGGCATTTTGGTAATCTTTATGGTCCGAGGATACAATAGACGAAAGTTAGATCGTAAGCATACTTTACTAAGGGAAAAGTTAGAGCGTCAACAAGAGGAGAAATTGGCACAGTTGGAAAAGGATAAACTGGCCAAGGAAATACGAATGAAACAGAAGGAATTGGCCAGTACCACTATGAGTATGGCCAGGAAAAACGAACTTATCCTTGAGCTGAAGAACCTTTTGCTGATGAACAAATCTAAATTTAGTAATCAACAGCGCTATCGTTCCTTTATGAAAAAACTGAACAGTGCTATTAGCGATGATGAGGATTGGAGACATTTTGAAGTGAATTTTAAAGAATTGCACAACGATTTCTTTGACACACTTTTGCAACGCTTTCCTACCCTTACGCCAAAGGATCTAAAATTATGCGCTTACCTTAAAATGAATCTTGCCTCTAAAGAAATTGCACCTCTCATGGGGATTAGCACCAGGGGAGTGGAGATACATCGTTACCGACTTCGTAAAAAACTGGAATTGGACAGCGAACAGAACATTTCTAACTTCCTTATTACGCTTAAGTGA
- a CDS encoding dicarboxylate/amino acid:cation symporter, whose amino-acid sequence MKRLFSNLLFKVFLAIVLGIVFGLFLPESISRIFATFNAFFGQFLNFSIPLIIMGLIMPAISDLGRGAGKLLLLTAAIAYGSTLFSGFMTYFATSSIFPSLLESHVADAASITQTGKELLPYFSITIPPALDVMTALVFAFVIGLGLSYQEKSTLGAMVKDFQVIIMQLIEKVIVPLLPLYIMGIFAGMAFNGKVYSVLSVFVTIIGVIFALHILLLMIQYVIAGILTKRNPVKLLVTMLPAYFTALGTQSSAATIPVTLEQTLKNGVSEKIAGFVVPLCATIHLSGSIMKITACAMALMILQGMPFSFTLFAGFIFMLGIAMVAAPGVPGGAIMAAIGILHSMLGFNEEMQGLMIALYIAMDSFGTACNVTGDGAIALVVNKLTKQVGT is encoded by the coding sequence ATGAAGCGACTTTTTTCCAATCTACTTTTCAAAGTCTTTTTGGCCATAGTTTTAGGGATTGTTTTTGGGCTGTTCTTACCCGAATCTATAAGCAGAATTTTTGCAACCTTTAATGCATTCTTTGGTCAATTTTTAAATTTTTCCATTCCCCTTATTATCATGGGGCTTATTATGCCGGCTATATCTGATCTAGGTCGAGGAGCGGGTAAATTACTATTGCTGACAGCTGCAATTGCCTATGGATCGACCCTTTTTTCAGGGTTTATGACTTATTTTGCGACTTCAAGCATATTTCCTTCTCTATTAGAATCGCACGTCGCCGATGCTGCCAGTATTACCCAAACGGGAAAGGAGCTCCTGCCTTATTTTAGTATTACCATTCCCCCAGCTTTGGATGTAATGACAGCTTTGGTATTCGCTTTTGTAATTGGGTTGGGACTGTCCTATCAGGAAAAATCTACCTTGGGGGCAATGGTCAAGGATTTTCAGGTTATTATTATGCAATTGATAGAAAAGGTGATCGTTCCCCTTTTGCCACTGTACATTATGGGAATCTTTGCTGGAATGGCCTTTAACGGAAAGGTGTATTCCGTACTCTCCGTATTTGTTACCATTATAGGAGTCATTTTTGCACTGCATATTCTCTTATTGATGATTCAATATGTTATTGCTGGGATTCTTACCAAAAGGAACCCTGTGAAATTACTGGTTACCATGTTGCCAGCCTATTTTACCGCCTTAGGTACGCAATCTTCTGCGGCGACAATTCCCGTGACCTTAGAACAAACTTTAAAGAATGGCGTTTCCGAAAAAATTGCAGGCTTTGTGGTGCCCTTATGTGCTACTATTCACCTGTCCGGTAGTATTATGAAAATTACCGCCTGCGCCATGGCCTTAATGATTTTGCAAGGTATGCCATTTAGCTTTACGCTTTTTGCAGGCTTTATATTTATGCTTGGCATAGCTATGGTGGCTGCACCTGGGGTTCCCGGAGGTGCAATTATGGCCGCTATTGGGATCTTACATTCCATGCTGGGTTTTAATGAGGAAATGCAAGGACTTATGATTGCCCTATATATTGCAATGGATAGTTTTGGTACTGCATGCAATGTTACCGGAGACGGAGCCATTGCCTTGGTGGTGAATAAATTGACGAAACAGGTAGGGACTTAA
- a CDS encoding HdeD family acid-resistance protein, with protein MQTLFLKSIKKAIRHWYIPLLVGIFFVIVSIVAFTAPLSSLITLAILFAMSFLFGGISEIIFSLVNRDQLENWGWTLAFGIITFIVGILLLLNPALSITTLAFYVGFVILFRSIAAISMAIDIKKYGSKNWGSLMALGILGALFSFILLWNPLFAGMSVVVLISLSFLFAGLFSIYFSLQLRRLHKYSKTLSSDLNQRYEQLAEDIRREWDNQ; from the coding sequence ATGCAAACATTATTTCTGAAATCGATTAAAAAGGCTATTAGACATTGGTACATTCCCCTTCTTGTAGGAATATTTTTTGTAATCGTCAGTATTGTCGCCTTTACCGCGCCACTAAGTTCACTTATCACTTTGGCAATTTTGTTTGCCATGTCTTTCTTGTTTGGAGGAATATCTGAAATAATTTTCTCCTTGGTCAATAGAGATCAATTGGAGAACTGGGGATGGACATTAGCCTTTGGAATCATCACTTTCATCGTTGGGATTCTGTTACTGCTAAATCCCGCCCTATCCATTACTACCCTAGCATTTTATGTTGGGTTTGTGATCCTGTTCCGCTCCATTGCGGCGATCAGCATGGCTATAGACATCAAGAAATATGGCAGTAAAAATTGGGGCAGTCTTATGGCTCTAGGAATCCTAGGTGCTCTATTTTCTTTCATTCTACTGTGGAATCCGTTATTTGCGGGAATGAGTGTTGTGGTTTTGATAAGTCTGAGTTTTCTTTTTGCCGGATTGTTCAGTATTTATTTCTCCCTGCAATTAAGAAGGTTGCATAAATATTCTAAAACCCTTTCATCAGATTTAAATCAACGTTACGAACAATTAGCTGAAGACATCCGCAGGGAGTGGGATAATCAGTAA
- a CDS encoding amino acid carrier protein: MLKTRLFPTLLLLLITSITNAKDRVGLDGKMTVDIELINPSKEINNGIAEVHVIGGKAPYKYKWSNPKTALDQNRAIGLIEGMEHSVSVTDADGNTVSKRFKIRAESIIEIFNSNVQPAVDYLGAILFWDPFAALGVYDPVVYSDQSTIVVPLEDVMDQNYKLGSWFVSTGQKVEKGQKVALLISDNAKEISVYATADGILKQVVKEGALFSQSGNGPSSSDINLAEIQYEYPRPLLYPNGDIRTSTIPFIVIWLILGSIFFTFRLKFVNIRGFLHSIDLARGKYDDPTAPGTITHFQAMATATSATVGLGNIAGVAVAISLGGAGATFWMFTAGFFAMSLKFAECTLGVKYRFIDEEGRIFGGPMNYLRYGLEKRNLKKLGKFLAALFAILGIGASFGGGNMLQSNQAFKIVSEQLPFLQGQGFWFGVVFAILVGAVIIGGIKSIAKVTEKVVPFMAILYVLGCLVVIGTHIENIGWAFRAIIDGAFSAAALKGGFIGVLIIGLQRAAFSSEAGVGSAAIAHSASKTNHPIADGFTSLVEPFIDTMLVCSMTALVLIFTGMNNVDGLGGVELTSEAFGSVVSWFPKVLAVAVLLFAFSTMVSWSYYGMRSWTYLFGRSKKLEMVYKLLYCLFVVLGASVSLGAVLSFADMMILAMSFPNIIGLYILSPEINADMKVYWKKLKQGELYINPKFRKS; this comes from the coding sequence ATGCTAAAAACAAGGCTTTTCCCCACCTTATTACTTTTACTAATTACTTCAATAACAAATGCAAAAGACCGAGTTGGGCTGGATGGCAAAATGACGGTGGATATAGAGCTGATCAATCCATCCAAGGAAATAAACAACGGAATAGCGGAAGTACACGTCATAGGGGGTAAAGCACCTTATAAGTACAAATGGAGCAATCCCAAGACTGCATTGGACCAAAATAGAGCTATTGGGTTGATAGAAGGGATGGAGCATTCGGTTAGTGTCACCGATGCGGATGGGAATACGGTTTCGAAAAGGTTTAAAATTCGGGCAGAATCCATAATAGAGATATTTAATAGCAATGTACAGCCGGCAGTGGACTATTTGGGAGCCATCTTGTTTTGGGATCCCTTTGCTGCATTAGGAGTTTATGACCCAGTGGTATATAGTGATCAAAGCACCATAGTTGTTCCTTTAGAGGATGTAATGGATCAAAATTATAAGCTGGGAAGTTGGTTTGTGTCTACGGGGCAGAAAGTTGAAAAAGGGCAGAAAGTTGCGCTTCTTATAAGTGATAATGCCAAAGAAATATCTGTTTATGCTACAGCAGATGGAATTTTAAAGCAGGTGGTAAAGGAAGGGGCCCTTTTTTCTCAATCAGGGAATGGACCTTCTTCGAGCGATATTAATTTAGCCGAAATTCAATATGAATATCCACGGCCATTATTGTATCCCAATGGGGATATAAGAACTAGTACGATTCCTTTTATCGTCATTTGGTTAATTCTGGGGAGTATATTTTTTACATTCCGACTAAAGTTTGTCAATATAAGAGGGTTTCTACACTCCATAGATTTGGCAAGAGGTAAATATGATGACCCCACCGCCCCTGGTACGATAACTCATTTTCAAGCTATGGCAACCGCCACATCGGCTACTGTAGGCCTAGGTAATATTGCAGGAGTCGCCGTTGCGATCTCACTAGGAGGGGCTGGAGCCACATTTTGGATGTTTACGGCCGGATTCTTTGCGATGTCATTAAAGTTCGCAGAATGTACTTTGGGCGTAAAATATCGATTTATTGATGAAGAGGGACGGATTTTTGGTGGACCGATGAATTATTTGCGCTATGGATTGGAAAAGCGGAATCTAAAAAAGCTAGGAAAATTCCTCGCAGCTCTATTTGCTATTCTGGGGATTGGAGCTTCTTTTGGCGGTGGAAATATGCTGCAATCCAATCAGGCATTCAAGATAGTTTCCGAACAGCTTCCCTTTTTACAAGGACAGGGGTTTTGGTTTGGAGTTGTGTTTGCCATCCTTGTAGGTGCGGTTATTATTGGTGGGATTAAGAGTATTGCCAAGGTTACCGAAAAAGTGGTTCCTTTTATGGCAATACTATATGTGTTGGGCTGTTTGGTGGTAATAGGAACTCATATAGAAAATATTGGATGGGCGTTTCGCGCAATTATAGATGGAGCCTTTTCAGCTGCTGCTTTAAAAGGTGGTTTTATTGGGGTGTTGATCATTGGACTTCAACGAGCTGCTTTTTCAAGTGAGGCAGGGGTTGGTTCCGCAGCAATTGCCCATAGCGCCTCAAAAACCAACCATCCCATTGCTGACGGGTTTACCTCATTGGTGGAGCCATTTATAGATACTATGTTGGTGTGTAGCATGACTGCATTGGTATTGATATTTACCGGAATGAACAATGTAGATGGCCTAGGTGGTGTAGAGCTCACCTCCGAAGCCTTTGGCAGCGTGGTGTCCTGGTTTCCAAAGGTATTAGCTGTGGCGGTCTTGTTGTTCGCATTTTCTACTATGGTGTCTTGGTCTTATTACGGAATGCGTTCGTGGACCTATTTGTTCGGTAGGAGTAAAAAACTGGAAATGGTGTATAAATTATTGTATTGCCTATTTGTAGTATTAGGGGCTTCCGTGAGTCTTGGGGCAGTATTGAGTTTTGCAGATATGATGATCTTGGCAATGTCATTCCCCAATATTATAGGACTATATATTCTGTCGCCCGAGATAAATGCTGACATGAAGGTGTATTGGAAAAAACTGAAGCAAGGAGAACTCTATATCAATCCTAAATTTCGAAAAAGCTAA